The sequence below is a genomic window from Synechococcus sp. PCC 7335.
ACGGGGTAATCTTTGTGCTGCCGGGCAAAGAAGGCGCAGACTACAGCATGCGTATCTACAACTCAGATGGCTCAGAGCCTGAGATGTGTGGGAACGGCATTCGCTGCCTCGCAAAGTTCATTGCGGATCTAGAAGAAGAGCACAACGAACCAACGCTGCCCAAAAGCTACGGCGTGCATACGCTAGCTGGAATTATTCGCCCTGAGCTAAAGCCTGATGGACAGGTCACTGTCGATATGGGCGAGCCCATCTTAACAGCAAGGGAAATTCCGACGACGCTAGGCCAGCCTGATGGCAAGGTGATTGATGAGACGCTGACAGTGGCCGGAGAAAACTGGCAGGTGACCTGCGTCAGTATGGGCAATCCGCACTGTATTACGTTTGTCGATGATGTCGAAGCGGTGCCTTTAGCAGACATTGGACCGCGGTTTGAGCATCACGAGGCGTTTCCGGCGCGAATCAATACGGAATTTGTCGAAGTGGTACGGCCTGACTTTTTGAGGATGAAGGTCTGGGAGCGCGGTGCGGGGCCGACGCTGGCCTGTGGAACAGGCACTTGCGCTCTGGTAGTAGCGGCGGTGCTAAATGGTAAGTGCGATCGCCAAACAACCGTCGAACTACCAGGTGGGAATCTTGAAATTGAATGGGCGAACAACAATAGAGTTTATATGACTGGCCCTGCTACGCTTGTTTTTTCAGGCGATGTCGCTGTAGATGCAGCGGGTCGGTAGGGTTTCGGTAAATAGAAATGACTTTGTTTGTTTTAACCAACGATGATGGAATCGGTGCGCCAGGAATCTTAGCACTGCAAAAGGCCGTAGAGCCGTTAGGCCAGACGGTAGTGGTGGCACCCGATACGCATTTATCTGGGTGCAGCCACCAGCTCAATCGAGGCGGGGCGATCGCCATTGACCAGCGCAGTCAAACCGAATACGCAATTGGCGGCACCCCTGCCGACTGTAGCCGAGTAGCCATCAGCCATCTATATCCAACTGCTGACTGGGTGCTCT
It includes:
- the dapF gene encoding diaminopimelate epimerase, with amino-acid sequence MATLPFSKYHGLGNDFILMDNRASETPMVTPEQAVDVCDRNFGIGADGVIFVLPGKEGADYSMRIYNSDGSEPEMCGNGIRCLAKFIADLEEEHNEPTLPKSYGVHTLAGIIRPELKPDGQVTVDMGEPILTAREIPTTLGQPDGKVIDETLTVAGENWQVTCVSMGNPHCITFVDDVEAVPLADIGPRFEHHEAFPARINTEFVEVVRPDFLRMKVWERGAGPTLACGTGTCALVVAAVLNGKCDRQTTVELPGGNLEIEWANNNRVYMTGPATLVFSGDVAVDAAGR